The proteins below come from a single Rosa rugosa chromosome 2, drRosRugo1.1, whole genome shotgun sequence genomic window:
- the LOC133734860 gene encoding G-type lectin S-receptor-like serine/threonine-protein kinase RKS1 isoform X1 codes for MSSSIEAFIQILLLFLLLPSSICQLPLDALTPDRPIRVDGDVLVSSNQIFVLGFFSPGNSGHRYAGVWYNKIPEKTIVWVANRDNPVNDSYGVLSINGDGGLVIHGKDPTTPLWSANVTLSSPNNFTAKLLDTGNLVLLENGSQRVVWEGFDYPSDTLLPYMKIGLNRRSGLEKHLTSWKSKDDPGTGSFTCGIDPMGVPQVFLRKGREALWRSGPWTGDRMSGTVGHYNSSFVNNEDEISFVYFDAEDSQITRAVLDESGILQSLAWNDQWIKFYYYPTGGCDSYGQCGPNTNCDPYKDYKLACTCLPGFESISPRLGPGEGGCIRKAEASPCQHGEGFVKVASVKLPDSSTARVNMSTSLEECRQKCLMDCSCTSYTSADHRGGGIGCLTWHGDLMDTRTFSCVGQDLYVRVDATSLAQYAKSGGSLSKKARLAISLGSVTIFILLLTPYWLVRMKMKGKRRQNKYSFELTAGSTYFEEATGGLALDDSKINSELLLFHLNTVATATNNFSIENKLGEGGFGSVYKGILYDGKEIAVKRLSKFSGQGVEEFKNEVFLIAKLQHRNLVKILGCCFEDEEKILIYEYLPNKSLDSFIFNETRRALLSWTRRFEIILGIARGLLYLHEDSRLRIIHRDLKASNVLLDNSLNPKIADFGMARIFRGEQTQANTNRVVGTYGYMSPEYAMQGLFSIKSDVYSFGVLLLEIITGKKNASSYEKYPYSNLIGHVWELWKEGRAVEIIDSSIGESYLVSEIIRCIQIALLCVQEFATDRPTMSAIVSMLTNDAALPSPRQPAFLLNRMSPSGDPSSNKGVSSVNDVTCTIVEAR; via the exons ATGAGTTCCAGTATCGAAGCGTTTATCCAGATATtgcttctcttccttcttctcccCTCTAGCATCTGCCAGCTTCCCCTTGACGCCCTTACGCCAGACCGTCCCATCAGAGTCGACGGCGACGTTTTAGTCTCTAGCAACCAAATCTTTGTACTAGGGTTCTTCAGCCCCGGAAATTCTGGGCACCGCTACGCTGGAGTTTGGTATAACAAGATTCCAGAGAAAACCATTGTCTGGGTTGCGAACAGAGACAACCCAGTCAATGATTCCTATGGAGTGCTATCGATCAACGGTGATGGAGGCCTTGTCATACATGGAAAGGACCCAACTACCCCTCTTTGGTCCGCCAACGTTACTCTCTCTTCACCAAACAATTTCACAGCGAAGCTTTTGGATACAGGAAATCTTGTTTTACTTGAGAATGGTAGCCAAAGAGTTGTGTGGGAAGGCTTTGATTACCCCTCAGATACACTGCTTCCCTATATGAAGATTGGGCTGAACCGGCGGTCCGGGTTGGAGAAGCACCTAACATCTTGGAAATCAAAAGATGACCCGGGAACCGGGAGTTTTACATGTGGGATAGACCCGATGGGGGTTCCGCAGGTGTTTCTGCGCAAGGGTAGAGAAGCATTGTGGCGGAGCGGCCCTTGGACTGGGGACAGAATGAGCGGTACTGTTGGACACTACAATTCAAGTTTTGTCAACAATGAAGACGAGATATCCTTCGTGTATTTTGATGCTGAGGACTCACAGATCACAAGGGCGGTGCTAGATGAATCAGGAATACTTCAATCGCTGGCATggaatgatcaatggatcaaatTCTACTACTACCCGACTGGGGGCTGTGATTCCTATGGACAGTGCGGTCCAAATACTAACTGTGATCCATACAAGGACTATAAGTTGGCTTGCACCTGCCTACCTGGGTTCGAATCCATATCACCTAGATTGGGTCCTGGTGAGGGTGGGTGCATTAGGAAAGCGGAAGCGTCCCCATGTCAACATGGAGAAGGGTTCGTGAAGGTGGCGAGTGTAAAATTACCGGACTCGTCTACGGCACGTGTGAACATGAGCACGAGTTTGGAAGAGTGCAGACAAAAGTGCTTGATGGATTGTTCTTGCACATCATACACGAGTGCGGACCACCGGGGCGGTGGGATCGGGTGTTTGACATGGCACGGGGACTTGATGGACACGAGGACTTTTTCCTGTGTTGGTCAAGATTTATATGTTCGAGTCGATGCAACTTCTTTAG CTCAATATGCAAAGTCAGGTGGTTCTCTTAGCAAGAAGGCAAGGCTAGCAATTTCACTTGGATCTGTTACTATTTTTATTCTCTTACTTACCCCTTATTGGTTGGTAAGGATGAAGATGAAAG GTAAGCGTAGGCAAAATAAATATTCATTTGAACTTACTGCTGGGTCAACCTACTTCGAAGAAGCTACTGGTGGATTAGCTCTTGATGATAGTAAAATAAACTCGGAGTTACTATTATTTCATCTAAACACCGTAGCCACCGCCACAAACAATTTCTCCATTgaaaacaagcttggagaaggagGGTTTGGCTCCGTTTATAAG gGGATACTTTATGATGGAAAGGAAATAGCCGTAAAAAGACTATCCAAGTTTTCTGGCCAAGGAGTTGAAGAGTTTAAGAATGAAGTTTTTCTGATTGCAAAACTCCAACACAGAAACCTTGTTAAGATTTTAGGTTGTTGTTTTGAAGATGAAGAGAAGATTCTAATCTATGAATACTTGCCAAACAAAAGTTTGGACTCTTTCATCTTTA ATGAAACAAGGAGAGCACTTTTAAGTTGGACAAGACGCTTCGAGATTATCTTGGGGATTGCTAGAGGGTTATTATATCTTCATGAAGATTCAAGACTAAGAATTATCCATAGAGATCTAAAGGCCAGCAATGTTCTATTGGATAATTCTTTGAACCCAAAGATTGCAGATTTTGGTATGGCTAGAATATTTAGAGGGGAGCAAACTCAAGCAAATACAAATCGTGTGGTTGGAACATA TGGTTATATGTCACCAGAATATGCAATGCAAGGACTCTTTTCAATAAAGTCGGATGTGTATAGTTTTGGTGTTTTATTGCTAGAAATCATTACTGGCAAAAAGAATGCTAGTTCCTATGAGAAGTATCCATATTCAAATTTGATTGGACAT GTTTGGGAGTTGTGGAAAGAAGGCAGAGCCGTGGAAATCATTGATTCATCTATAGGTGAATCTTACCTTGTTAGTGAAATTATAAGGTGCATTCAAATCGCACTCCTGTGTGTGCAAGAATTTGCGACTGAccggccaaccatgtcggcaaTTGTTTCCATGTTAACTAATGATGCAGCTCTTCCTTCACCAAGACAACCAGCATTTTTACTGAACAGAATGAGTCCTAGTGGAGACCCATCCAGCAACAAAGGAGTTAGTTCAGTAAATGATGTCACATGTACAATTGTAGAAGCTCGCTAA
- the LOC133734860 gene encoding G-type lectin S-receptor-like serine/threonine-protein kinase At1g11410 isoform X2, with amino-acid sequence MSTWRRVREGGECKITGLVYGTCEHEHEFGRVQTKVLDGLFLHIIHECGPPGRWDRVFDMARGLDGHEDFFLCWSRFICSSRCNFFRSLDFFFPVLWILGVYLFHTFVAQYAKSGGSLSKKARLAISLGSVTIFILLLTPYWLVRMKMKGKRRQNKYSFELTAGSTYFEEATGGLALDDSKINSELLLFHLNTVATATNNFSIENKLGEGGFGSVYKGILYDGKEIAVKRLSKFSGQGVEEFKNEVFLIAKLQHRNLVKILGCCFEDEEKILIYEYLPNKSLDSFIFNETRRALLSWTRRFEIILGIARGLLYLHEDSRLRIIHRDLKASNVLLDNSLNPKIADFGMARIFRGEQTQANTNRVVGTYGYMSPEYAMQGLFSIKSDVYSFGVLLLEIITGKKNASSYEKYPYSNLIGHVWELWKEGRAVEIIDSSIGESYLVSEIIRCIQIALLCVQEFATDRPTMSAIVSMLTNDAALPSPRQPAFLLNRMSPSGDPSSNKGVSSVNDVTCTIVEAR; translated from the exons ATGTCAACATGGAGAAGGGTTCGTGAAGGTGGCGAGTGTAAAATTACCGGACTCGTCTACGGCACGTGTGAACATGAGCACGAGTTTGGAAGAGTGCAGACAAAAGTGCTTGATGGATTGTTCTTGCACATCATACACGAGTGCGGACCACCGGGGCGGTGGGATCGGGTGTTTGACATGGCACGGGGACTTGATGGACACGAGGACTTTTTCCTGTGTTGGTCAAGATTTATATGTTCGAGTCGATGCAACTTCTTTAG gtctttggattttttttttccggtacTTTGGATTTTGGGTGTTTACTTATTTCATACCTTTGTAGCTCAATATGCAAAGTCAGGTGGTTCTCTTAGCAAGAAGGCAAGGCTAGCAATTTCACTTGGATCTGTTACTATTTTTATTCTCTTACTTACCCCTTATTGGTTGGTAAGGATGAAGATGAAAG GTAAGCGTAGGCAAAATAAATATTCATTTGAACTTACTGCTGGGTCAACCTACTTCGAAGAAGCTACTGGTGGATTAGCTCTTGATGATAGTAAAATAAACTCGGAGTTACTATTATTTCATCTAAACACCGTAGCCACCGCCACAAACAATTTCTCCATTgaaaacaagcttggagaaggagGGTTTGGCTCCGTTTATAAG gGGATACTTTATGATGGAAAGGAAATAGCCGTAAAAAGACTATCCAAGTTTTCTGGCCAAGGAGTTGAAGAGTTTAAGAATGAAGTTTTTCTGATTGCAAAACTCCAACACAGAAACCTTGTTAAGATTTTAGGTTGTTGTTTTGAAGATGAAGAGAAGATTCTAATCTATGAATACTTGCCAAACAAAAGTTTGGACTCTTTCATCTTTA ATGAAACAAGGAGAGCACTTTTAAGTTGGACAAGACGCTTCGAGATTATCTTGGGGATTGCTAGAGGGTTATTATATCTTCATGAAGATTCAAGACTAAGAATTATCCATAGAGATCTAAAGGCCAGCAATGTTCTATTGGATAATTCTTTGAACCCAAAGATTGCAGATTTTGGTATGGCTAGAATATTTAGAGGGGAGCAAACTCAAGCAAATACAAATCGTGTGGTTGGAACATA TGGTTATATGTCACCAGAATATGCAATGCAAGGACTCTTTTCAATAAAGTCGGATGTGTATAGTTTTGGTGTTTTATTGCTAGAAATCATTACTGGCAAAAAGAATGCTAGTTCCTATGAGAAGTATCCATATTCAAATTTGATTGGACAT GTTTGGGAGTTGTGGAAAGAAGGCAGAGCCGTGGAAATCATTGATTCATCTATAGGTGAATCTTACCTTGTTAGTGAAATTATAAGGTGCATTCAAATCGCACTCCTGTGTGTGCAAGAATTTGCGACTGAccggccaaccatgtcggcaaTTGTTTCCATGTTAACTAATGATGCAGCTCTTCCTTCACCAAGACAACCAGCATTTTTACTGAACAGAATGAGTCCTAGTGGAGACCCATCCAGCAACAAAGGAGTTAGTTCAGTAAATGATGTCACATGTACAATTGTAGAAGCTCGCTAA